One Carassius auratus strain Wakin chromosome 3, ASM336829v1, whole genome shotgun sequence genomic region harbors:
- the LOC113043795 gene encoding probable phosphatase phospho1 produces MMRDSVFSCCVSPPHPPRGVEEHHQQHRSRAQAPPPNDRRFLIFFDFDETLVDECSDDSMVTVAPGGVLPGWLKDTYRSGRYNEYMQRVLAYLTEQGVTPADIRRTVEKLPPCPGIPTLMHFLLSQPSRDFEVVCVSDANTVFIETWLEHLGFRPLFLRIFTNPAHFDDNGQLQLRPFHSHKCLRCPANMCKAVVVRQYVAQRVRERSGRPYQKVLYVGDGANDFCPSLTLSPGDIAFPRRDFPMHKLIQEMEEAKPGEFKASVVPWNSGEDVINTLRKILERP; encoded by the coding sequence ATGATGAGGGACTCTGTCTTCAGCTGCTGCGTTTCCCCACCCCATCCTCCTAGAGGAGTGGAGGAGCACCACCAACAACACAGAAGCAGAGCTCAAGCTCCGCCCCCTAACGACAGGCGTTTCCTTATATTCTTTGACTTTGATGAGACCCTGGTGGACGAGTGCAGCGACGACTCTATGGTTACTGTGGCGCCTGGTGGAGTCCTGCCCGGCTGGTTGAAGGACACCTACCGTTCCGGCCGCTACAATGAGTACATGCAGCGTGTGCTGGCCTACCTCACCGAACAGGGCGTCACCCCGGCGGATATTCGACGCACAGTGGAGAAACTCCCTCCCTGCCCAGGCATTCCCACTTTGATGCATTTCCTGCTCTCCCAGCCATCAAGGGACTTTGAAGTTGTCTGTGTGTCAGATGCTAATACAGTCTTCATTGAGACGTGGCTGGAGCACCTGGGCTTCCGCCCGCTTTTTCTGCGTATTTTCACCAATCCAGCTCACTTTGATGATAACGGGCAGCTGCAGCTTCGCCCCTTCCACTCTCATAAGTGCCTGCGATGCCCGGCGAACATGTGCAAAGCAGTGGTGGTGAGGCAGTACGTGGCCCAGCGCGTACGAGAGAGGAGCGGACGGCCGTACCAGAAGGTTTTGTATGTGGGTGATGGGGCCAATGACTTTTGCCCATCACTCACACTGTCACCGGGTGACATAGCATTCCCACGCCGGGACTTTCCAATGCACAAACTGATCCAAGAGATGGAGGAAGCCAAACCTGGAGAGTTCAAGGCCAGTGTGGTGCCCTGGAACAGTGGAGAAGATGTCATTAACACCCTGAGAAAAATATTAGAGAGGCcctaa